A genome region from Phocoena sinus isolate mPhoSin1 chromosome 16, mPhoSin1.pri, whole genome shotgun sequence includes the following:
- the REEP3 gene encoding receptor expression-enhancing protein 3 isoform X2, producing the protein MMYWIVFALYTVTETVADQTVAWFPLYYELKIAFVIWLLSPYTKGASLIYRKFLHPLLSSKEREIDDYIVQAKERGYETMVNFGRQGLNLAATAAVTAAVKSQGAITERLRSFSMHDLTAIQGDEPVGQRPYQPLPETKKKSKPASGESPGDGIPLRDGDEKTDEEADGPYSDDEMLTHKGLRRSQSMKSVKTVKGRKEVRYGSLKYKVKKRPQVYF; encoded by the exons ATGATGTACTGGATTGTCTTTGCTCTCTATACTGTGACTGAAACAGTAGCAGATCAGACAGTTGCTTG GTTCCCCCTGTACTATGAGCTTAAGATTGCTTTTGTCATATGGCTGCTCTCTCCCTATACCAAAGGAGCAAGtttaatatatagaaaattcctTCATCCACTACTTTCTTCAAAGGAAAGG gagaTTGATGATTATATTGTACAAGCAAAGGAACGAGGCTATGAGACTATGGTAAACTTTGGGCGGCAAGGTTTAAATTTAGCAGCTACTGCTGCTGTCACTGCAGCAGtgaag AGCCAAGGAGCAATAACTGAACGTTTACGAAGTTTCAGTATGCATGATCTAACAGCTATCCAAGGTGATGAGCCTGTGGGACAAAGACCATACCAACCTCTcccagaaacaaaaaagaaaagtaaaccagCCTCCGGTGAATCACCAG GTGATGGAATTCCACTGAGAGACggagatgagaaaacagatgaaGAAGCGGATGGGCCATATTCAGATGATGAGATGTTAACACACAAAGGGCTACGAAGATCACAAAGCATGAAATCTGTGAAAACCGTGAAAGGCCGAAAAGAG GTGCGGTATGGGTCACTGAAATACAAAGTGAAGAAGAGACCACAAGTTTATTTTTAG